Proteins encoded by one window of Methanocalculus alkaliphilus:
- a CDS encoding PAS domain-containing protein: MSEGKEPNISEFDILKRTFDAIEDPIFYLDTDGVILHANSASGRLLGLPPEKIIGEQCFRVVHHTPTFIRGCPFVKAKQTGKREVYTVNLANHWYQVSVDPVKDESGAVIGAVHILTNIDTIKKVHELRAVLGAIIEMTPDAILGEKPDGTIISWNRGAEETFGYSADEMIGESIAKIIPPGYLDDWKGVLMRVQRGERIEQFETRRIRKDGEELELSLSLSPILDERGIVTGIAVIGRNLTEIRKAERALIAYVTEAALRIKNPVEIIAHTLEEIRQLHQAGAITDEELHTTLLIQVKHAMKIVENVGDLQQSIISGFEEIPESYRRFLMDEE; this comes from the coding sequence ATGAGTGAGGGAAAAGAACCGAATATATCTGAATTTGATATCCTGAAGAGGACCTTTGATGCAATCGAGGACCCTATCTTTTATCTTGATACAGACGGGGTCATTCTTCATGCAAACAGTGCTTCAGGCAGGCTGCTTGGACTGCCTCCTGAAAAGATTATTGGTGAGCAGTGTTTCCGGGTGGTCCACCATACACCGACATTCATCCGGGGATGCCCGTTTGTCAAGGCAAAGCAGACGGGAAAGCGGGAGGTATATACCGTCAACCTTGCAAATCACTGGTACCAGGTCTCCGTCGATCCGGTGAAGGATGAGAGCGGGGCAGTCATCGGGGCCGTTCATATCCTCACCAACATCGATACGATAAAGAAGGTTCATGAACTCCGGGCAGTACTTGGTGCCATCATCGAGATGACCCCGGATGCGATCCTTGGAGAGAAGCCGGATGGAACGATCATCTCCTGGAACCGTGGTGCCGAGGAGACATTCGGGTACTCTGCAGACGAGATGATCGGAGAGAGTATCGCTAAGATCATCCCACCAGGTTATCTGGATGACTGGAAGGGGGTACTCATGCGTGTCCAGCGTGGTGAGCGGATTGAGCAGTTTGAGACCCGCCGGATCCGAAAAGACGGCGAAGAGCTCGAACTCTCCCTCTCCCTCTCCCCGATCCTTGATGAACGGGGGATTGTCACCGGCATCGCGGTCATCGGCAGGAACCTTACCGAGATCCGGAAGGCAGAGCGTGCACTCATCGCTTATGTGACCGAGGCGGCACTCCGGATTAAAAATCCGGTTGAGATCATTGCCCATACCCTTGAGGAGATTCGTCAGCTCCATCAGGCAGGTGCGATCACCGATGAGGAACTGCATACAACCCTTCTCATCCAGGTGAAGCATGCGATGAAGATCGTCGAGAATGTTGGTGATCTCCAGCAGTCCATCATCAGCGGGTTTGAGGAGATACCGGAATCGTACCGGCGGTTCCTGATGGATGAGGAGTGA
- a CDS encoding DUF7504 family protein, protein MGIADTEGSSIYLYISDPSRMKRMNLDIVNDLVRKNTSCIIVTTNIPSSILANLYRKEGIAMEKIHFIDAITKYSLGSAPADQGNTTFTSNPGNLTELGIAITEALKNRKEADTALIFDSVSTLLIYLSSPNISKFIHFLSNKIRLLDLRGVYLSAEKGLDPLLLTQISSIVDEVVETPKE, encoded by the coding sequence ATGGGTATTGCGGATACTGAAGGATCGTCGATATACCTCTATATCTCAGATCCCTCCAGGATGAAACGGATGAACCTGGATATTGTCAATGATCTGGTGAGGAAGAACACCTCCTGTATCATTGTCACAACGAATATCCCGTCATCGATCCTTGCAAATCTGTACAGAAAAGAAGGCATTGCGATGGAGAAGATCCATTTTATTGATGCGATAACGAAGTATTCGCTCGGTTCAGCACCGGCAGATCAGGGGAATACCACGTTTACCTCAAATCCCGGAAATCTCACAGAGCTTGGCATCGCCATAACTGAGGCCTTGAAGAACCGAAAAGAAGCGGATACAGCTCTGATATTTGATTCTGTCAGTACCCTTCTCATCTATCTCTCATCTCCGAATATCTCAAAATTCATCCATTTTCTCTCAAACAAGATCCGGCTCCTTGATCTCAGGGGGGTATATCTGAGTGCTGAGAAGGGGCTCGATCCCCTCCTCCTGACCCAGATCAGCTCGATCGTTGATGAGGTAGTGGAAACTCCAAAAGAATAA
- a CDS encoding ABC transporter substrate-binding protein, translated as MKIHGVMIILVAVSIVLTAGCVGGDPDAHESVLRIGTPMEIKSQSVFGDYNLGIFFGLSNPSLCRMNENGEIIGYLASHYTVSDDNRIWTFYIDDSFFWSDGRPVTPEDVAFSITTYGEKIPSARWIGENLDDVLIGDDYVSFIFTQPYTTIDLEFCSYRIVPARDWKSIEEPLQYTSRGPYTGAGPFYLDDINLQAGILTFERNQHWRGEEPSIERIEIHSYSNIDSAMLALERGDVDTFYRYAGSYPYTGIQRLEATGEFDFIETTNVGLIFLGLNLKSAPTDDPAFREAVAYAIDYEEIIRIDALGYGEVPNRGFVPPSMEFFRDTPPLSYNPAHAKELLDAAGYTDRSGNGYRHGKDGEELKLEILIRSEYARVGELIADYLNDIGVRATIKTVDATTWFALKDSYSYDLTITRTTPWGMYMHAGYGTGYFDSRRTGQGVLHYLDDPVFLELSDMMRDTTDPSMQREYAWQMQDYYAENLPGIALYWNKIVTPYNTAFTGWKPDPLYGIYNMETFVTIQRAGA; from the coding sequence ATGAAAATACATGGAGTTATGATTATCCTTGTGGCTGTGAGCATCGTGCTGACAGCGGGGTGTGTTGGTGGCGACCCGGATGCCCATGAATCCGTCCTCCGGATCGGAACGCCGATGGAGATAAAGAGCCAGAGCGTCTTTGGAGATTATAATCTTGGCATCTTCTTCGGCCTCTCAAACCCGTCACTCTGTCGGATGAACGAGAATGGTGAGATAATCGGATATCTTGCCTCGCACTATACTGTCTCGGATGATAACCGGATCTGGACATTTTATATCGACGACTCATTCTTCTGGAGTGATGGAAGACCAGTCACACCTGAGGATGTCGCCTTCTCAATAACCACGTACGGAGAGAAGATACCATCAGCACGCTGGATCGGTGAAAACCTGGATGATGTTTTGATAGGTGACGACTATGTCAGCTTTATCTTTACCCAGCCGTACACCACCATTGATCTGGAATTCTGCTCCTACAGAATTGTTCCTGCACGAGACTGGAAGTCCATTGAGGAGCCTCTCCAATATACCAGCAGAGGACCATATACCGGAGCCGGTCCATTCTACCTGGATGATATCAATCTCCAGGCAGGAATACTCACATTCGAGAGAAACCAGCACTGGAGAGGGGAAGAACCATCCATCGAACGGATCGAGATCCATTCGTACAGCAACATTGACAGCGCCATGCTTGCCCTTGAACGAGGGGATGTAGATACCTTCTACCGATACGCAGGATCATATCCATATACCGGCATCCAGCGTCTTGAAGCAACAGGAGAATTCGACTTTATCGAGACAACGAATGTCGGGCTGATATTCCTCGGACTGAACCTGAAGAGCGCACCGACAGATGATCCGGCATTCCGTGAGGCTGTCGCCTATGCCATAGACTATGAGGAGATCATCCGGATCGACGCTCTCGGATATGGAGAGGTGCCAAACCGTGGATTTGTTCCTCCATCAATGGAGTTCTTCAGGGATACACCCCCCCTCTCATACAATCCGGCCCATGCAAAAGAGCTTCTTGATGCTGCCGGATATACGGACAGAAGTGGAAACGGGTATCGGCATGGAAAAGATGGAGAAGAACTGAAGCTTGAGATTCTTATCCGGTCAGAGTATGCACGGGTCGGCGAACTGATAGCCGACTATCTCAATGATATCGGGGTGAGAGCAACCATCAAGACCGTTGATGCAACAACCTGGTTTGCATTAAAGGATAGTTACTCCTATGATCTGACGATTACCCGGACGACCCCCTGGGGAATGTATATGCATGCAGGGTATGGAACCGGGTATTTTGACAGCAGAAGAACCGGTCAGGGTGTTCTGCATTATCTTGATGACCCCGTCTTCCTCGAGCTCTCTGATATGATGCGGGATACAACAGATCCCTCCATGCAGCGTGAGTATGCATGGCAGATGCAGGATTATTATGCGGAGAATCTCCCTGGAATCGCGCTCTATTGGAATAAGATTGTGACACCCTACAATACGGCATTCACGGGCTGGAAACCCGATCCCCTTTATGGAATCTACAATATGGAGACGTTTGTCACGATACAGAGGGCTGGTGCATGA
- a CDS encoding nitroreductase family protein, whose protein sequence is MEFMEVLTTRYSVRAYRPDPVSDEILAEILEAGRLAPSAVNRQPYRIYILPTKGHEEKLADIYPKSWFASAPFVLCVTAVTKEAWTRKDGVSYAPVDAAILMDHMILAATRLGLGTCWVAAFDPEAARRHLHLPDGEEPIIFTPLGYPADRPPEKKRKQISELVVQGWPSD, encoded by the coding sequence ATGGAGTTTATGGAGGTACTCACCACGCGGTATAGTGTCCGGGCGTATCGTCCGGATCCGGTGAGCGACGAGATCCTGGCAGAGATCCTTGAGGCCGGCCGCCTTGCCCCGTCTGCCGTGAACCGTCAGCCCTACCGGATATACATCCTCCCGACAAAGGGACACGAAGAGAAACTTGCCGATATCTACCCGAAGAGCTGGTTTGCATCTGCCCCCTTCGTCCTCTGCGTCACAGCAGTCACCAAAGAGGCATGGACCCGGAAGGACGGGGTCAGCTATGCCCCTGTGGATGCGGCAATCCTGATGGATCATATGATCCTTGCGGCAACACGCCTGGGACTCGGGACCTGCTGGGTTGCTGCCTTCGATCCCGAAGCGGCACGTCGCCATCTTCACCTTCCGGACGGCGAGGAGCCGATCATCTTCACTCCGCTCGGCTATCCGGCTGACCGACCTCCGGAGAAGAAGAGAAAGCAGATCAGCGAGCTGGTTGTACAGGGCTGGCCCTCGGACTGA
- a CDS encoding ferredoxin-thioredoxin reductase catalytic domain-containing protein: protein MTPEPTEEEIATLEEMLGCEAEAHGYHLTPDKEALHALLKGLITNSRRYGYPACPCRLSFGKKEEDIDIICPCDYRDQDIDEYGACYCSLYVSKKVLSGEEAVECIPERRPPRAERKKESVQVKESGFSLPIWRCRVCGYLCARKHPPETCPICGVDKDRFERFA, encoded by the coding sequence ATGACCCCTGAACCGACAGAGGAAGAAATTGCCACTCTTGAAGAGATGCTTGGATGTGAAGCCGAGGCACACGGCTACCATCTCACCCCGGACAAAGAGGCGCTGCATGCACTTCTGAAGGGGCTGATCACAAACTCCCGCCGGTATGGATATCCGGCATGCCCCTGCCGCCTCTCATTTGGAAAGAAAGAAGAGGATATCGATATCATCTGCCCCTGTGACTACCGGGATCAGGATATCGATGAGTATGGTGCCTGTTACTGCTCCCTCTATGTCTCAAAGAAGGTCCTCTCCGGAGAAGAGGCGGTCGAATGTATACCGGAACGGCGGCCGCCACGTGCTGAGCGGAAGAAAGAGTCTGTACAGGTGAAAGAAAGTGGATTTTCTCTTCCGATATGGCGCTGCCGTGTCTGCGGATATCTCTGTGCACGGAAACACCCGCCGGAGACCTGCCCGATCTGCGGTGTTGATAAAGATCGGTTTGAACGGTTTGCCTGA
- a CDS encoding V-type ATP synthase subunit D gives MALRDVKPTRSELIALKRRIKLSERGYKLLKMKRDGLILEFFKILEQAKDTRDELARKYERAQEMIAIADTVEGAIGVKAAAFSVGDVPQIELKSKNIMGVVVPDIKSSSVRKNPMERGYGVIGTSSVIDEAADAFEDLLETIIHNAEIETTMKRLLDEIERTKRRVNALEFKVIPEQTEARDFIKMRLDEMEREELFRLKKIKARTQA, from the coding sequence ATGGCGCTCCGCGATGTAAAGCCGACCCGATCTGAACTGATCGCTCTCAAGAGGAGGATCAAGCTCTCAGAGCGCGGCTATAAGCTCCTGAAGATGAAACGTGACGGGCTGATCCTTGAGTTCTTCAAGATCCTTGAACAGGCAAAGGATACCCGTGACGAACTCGCCCGGAAATATGAACGGGCACAGGAGATGATCGCCATCGCAGATACGGTCGAAGGCGCCATCGGTGTGAAGGCTGCTGCCTTCTCTGTTGGAGATGTACCACAGATCGAGCTCAAAAGCAAGAACATCATGGGAGTCGTCGTCCCTGACATCAAATCCTCAAGCGTGAGGAAGAACCCGATGGAGCGGGGATACGGTGTCATCGGCACCTCGTCGGTCATCGATGAGGCCGCGGATGCGTTTGAGGATCTCCTCGAGACGATCATCCATAACGCCGAGATCGAGACGACGATGAAGAGGCTCCTCGACGAGATTGAACGTACCAAGCGGCGTGTCAACGCTCTTGAGTTCAAAGTCATCCCCGAGCAGACAGAGGCACGTGACTTCATCAAGATGCGTCTCGATGAGATGGAGCGTGAAGAACTCTTCCGCTTAAAGAAGATTAAGGCCCGGACACAGGCCTGA
- a CDS encoding cache domain-containing protein, giving the protein MKSPVQTIVITITCLFIGVVIGSLMTPVNETDDAASYLIQLQSDITEDLQRLDTDLALAAYAFGEIGLEGETTREILLSLSQRHPAIIDCTTVSPDGIILAAEPPAYHTAEGVDVSHQQATRHILTTKRPMMSGIIPVAEGMEAVFIGAPVFSHGDGTTPEGQFIGFSSIVFHPDVFLEGIVRPVMADTPYTVTIVDTDGRVLYDTDPDQIGLPLDDPAYTPFPELIALVTRVTEERQGKGTYSFRGETKEAIWTTVGLHGEEWRVAVVRVVG; this is encoded by the coding sequence ATGAAAAGCCCGGTCCAGACGATAGTCATCACAATCACCTGCCTCTTCATCGGTGTTGTGATCGGCTCCCTTATGACTCCGGTCAATGAAACGGATGATGCAGCATCTTATCTCATCCAACTTCAGTCGGATATCACAGAAGACCTCCAGAGGCTTGATACTGACCTTGCACTCGCCGCATATGCATTCGGGGAGATCGGCCTTGAGGGGGAGACTACACGGGAGATCCTCCTCTCACTCAGCCAGCGCCACCCGGCAATCATCGACTGCACCACGGTCAGTCCGGATGGGATCATCCTGGCAGCCGAGCCACCCGCCTATCATACCGCCGAAGGGGTTGATGTCTCCCACCAGCAGGCGACCAGGCATATCCTCACAACAAAACGGCCGATGATGAGCGGGATCATCCCGGTTGCAGAGGGGATGGAGGCGGTCTTCATCGGAGCCCCGGTCTTCTCACATGGAGATGGCACCACCCCTGAAGGGCAGTTCATCGGTTTTTCATCCATCGTCTTTCATCCTGACGTATTCCTTGAGGGAATTGTCAGACCGGTCATGGCAGATACTCCCTATACGGTCACCATTGTGGACACCGACGGGCGTGTCCTCTATGATACCGATCCTGACCAGATCGGCCTCCCCCTCGACGACCCCGCCTATACCCCGTTCCCTGAGCTGATTGCTCTTGTCACACGGGTCACTGAAGAGAGGCAGGGAAAAGGAACCTATAGCTTCCGGGGAGAGACGAAAGAGGCGATCTGGACAACGGTCGGCCTGCATGGAGAGGAGTGGCGGGTCGCGGTTGTCCGGGTGGTTGGATAA
- a CDS encoding methyltransferase domain-containing protein, which yields MKDEAAWVTALNACTYHKILKERQISHDEFWREYGIYDEMIRHSGYPGEIVPTILSRIEPGSTILDIGAGTGAFAIPLTEAGHHVIALDPSEYHLSILTSKGECETICSLWDEKAAREIPPVDYTLAAYSFIDEGITDFLRRAIDHGRKGSFLIYRAGERDPLLDYAGGPAEQISYRHITGILEALGVGYKLDGFIRDFHLPFDLALKRARNTLRTEEEIRTFLRDHQRLHMENGNLQVAFRDEDMLITIRQ from the coding sequence ATGAAGGACGAAGCTGCATGGGTTACAGCACTGAATGCATGCACGTATCATAAAATCCTCAAGGAACGCCAGATCAGCCACGATGAGTTCTGGCGCGAATATGGCATCTATGACGAGATGATCCGGCACTCAGGATATCCGGGGGAGATTGTCCCGACAATTCTCTCCCGGATTGAACCGGGATCGACAATCCTCGATATAGGTGCGGGGACGGGAGCATTTGCAATCCCGCTTACAGAAGCAGGCCACCACGTCATTGCGCTTGATCCCTCGGAGTATCACCTCTCCATCCTTACAAGCAAAGGTGAGTGCGAGACGATCTGCTCCCTCTGGGACGAAAAAGCCGCCAGGGAGATCCCACCTGTCGATTATACCCTCGCTGCATACAGTTTCATCGATGAAGGGATCACCGACTTTCTCAGACGGGCGATCGACCATGGAAGGAAAGGATCATTCCTGATCTATCGGGCAGGGGAACGTGATCCCCTCCTTGATTATGCAGGTGGCCCCGCCGAGCAGATCAGCTACAGGCATATCACCGGCATCCTTGAAGCCCTCGGTGTTGGGTACAAGCTTGACGGGTTCATCCGGGACTTCCACCTCCCCTTTGATCTTGCCTTAAAGCGTGCAAGGAACACTCTCAGGACAGAGGAAGAGATACGTACATTTCTCAGGGATCATCAGCGGCTTCATATGGAGAATGGGAATCTTCAGGTTGCGTTTCGGGATGAGGATATGCTGATCACCATCAGACAGTAA
- a CDS encoding phosphoglycerate kinase, which produces MAFGTLQDVDIRGKTVLVRVDFNSPIDPASEMILDDKRFREHIPTIRALEDGKVVIVTHQSRPGKKDFTTLASHAEKLERLIHRPVTYVDDIFGRTAHEAIRTMRSGEILMLENVRFNAEENLTMKPEDAAKTHLVRRLSEMGDLFVNDAFGTAHRSQPTVVGLPRVMKTVAGLLMEREITMLSKVSSGAPHPITFILGGTKVDDSIAVAEHVLRNGIADQILAIGVVGNIFLAAEGRELGEPSRHLIESLGYTGEIQKARDILAEYGDQVILPGTVAVRESGERAEYPVSEIPNDTPILDLGSESIRNMVGVIRSSGTIVFNGPAGVFEDPDFAIGTYELVRAAAGVEFSVVGGGHTAAVIEKMGLESAYSHLSTGGGACIEFLTGKKLPAVAALEASWEKFGR; this is translated from the coding sequence ATGGCATTTGGTACATTGCAGGATGTTGATATCAGGGGAAAGACGGTGCTTGTGCGGGTGGATTTCAACTCTCCCATCGATCCCGCATCAGAAATGATCCTCGATGATAAGCGGTTTCGTGAGCATATCCCGACGATCAGGGCACTTGAAGACGGAAAGGTCGTCATCGTCACACATCAGAGCCGGCCTGGAAAGAAGGATTTTACCACGCTTGCATCACATGCAGAGAAGCTTGAACGCCTGATCCACCGGCCTGTCACCTATGTCGATGATATCTTCGGGCGGACCGCACATGAAGCGATCCGGACGATGCGATCCGGGGAGATTCTTATGCTTGAGAACGTCAGGTTCAATGCCGAGGAGAATCTGACGATGAAACCGGAGGATGCGGCAAAGACCCATCTCGTCCGGCGCCTCTCCGAGATGGGAGATCTCTTCGTCAATGATGCCTTCGGAACGGCGCACCGTTCACAGCCGACGGTCGTCGGATTACCGCGGGTGATGAAGACGGTCGCAGGCCTTCTGATGGAACGTGAGATAACGATGCTCTCAAAGGTCTCATCTGGTGCCCCGCATCCGATCACCTTTATCCTGGGTGGGACCAAGGTGGATGACTCCATCGCTGTTGCTGAGCATGTTCTCAGGAATGGGATCGCTGATCAGATCCTCGCTATTGGAGTCGTCGGAAACATCTTCCTTGCTGCAGAAGGGAGAGAGCTTGGAGAGCCTTCACGCCACCTGATCGAGAGCCTCGGGTATACCGGGGAGATCCAAAAAGCCCGGGATATTCTGGCAGAGTATGGGGATCAGGTTATCCTCCCCGGAACAGTCGCAGTACGAGAGAGCGGAGAGAGGGCTGAGTACCCCGTGAGCGAGATTCCAAACGACACTCCGATCCTCGATCTTGGATCAGAATCGATACGAAACATGGTCGGGGTGATCCGCTCCTCAGGCACCATCGTCTTTAACGGCCCAGCCGGTGTCTTTGAGGATCCTGACTTTGCTATCGGGACATACGAACTCGTCCGTGCGGCAGCCGGTGTCGAGTTCTCCGTCGTCGGGGGAGGCCATACTGCCGCGGTCATCGAGAAGATGGGGCTTGAGTCGGCATACTCCCACCTCTCAACAGGGGGAGGTGCCTGCATCGAGTTTCTGACCGGCAAGAAACTTCCCGCAGTTGCGGCACTTGAGGCCTCCTGGGAAAAGTTCGGGCGATAG
- the msrA gene encoding peptide-methionine (S)-S-oxide reductase MsrA, translated as MGTHELATFAAGCFWGIEAAFAELEGVISTRVGYTGGVVDNPTYEDVCSGSTGHAEAVEVTFDPTATSYDHLLIRFWTMHDPTTLNRQGPDIGSQYRSAIFTHSDEQYTKAVASRDRMDASGRFRRPVVTEITPIRRFWPAEEYHQQYFKKQGKSGCGVRF; from the coding sequence ATGGGTACACACGAGCTCGCGACATTTGCGGCAGGATGCTTCTGGGGTATTGAGGCGGCGTTTGCCGAACTTGAGGGTGTCATCTCGACACGGGTCGGATACACCGGTGGCGTGGTGGATAACCCGACGTATGAGGATGTCTGTTCCGGGAGTACGGGTCATGCAGAGGCGGTCGAGGTGACATTCGATCCCACAGCCACCTCCTACGACCACCTGCTGATACGGTTCTGGACGATGCATGATCCGACGACACTGAACCGGCAGGGGCCTGATATCGGGAGCCAGTACCGCTCCGCGATATTTACCCATTCCGATGAACAGTATACAAAGGCGGTTGCCTCCCGTGATCGGATGGATGCGTCAGGCAGGTTCAGGCGTCCGGTTGTGACTGAGATCACCCCAATCAGACGATTCTGGCCCGCTGAAGAGTATCATCAGCAGTACTTCAAAAAACAAGGGAAGAGCGGCTGTGGAGTGAGGTTCTGA
- a CDS encoding class I SAM-dependent methyltransferase translates to MDFIFTFFEELTMLGPGDDQVTREIFGSLDTPESPVILDVGSGKGRQTRVLAAAKPDSRIIAADIHLPYLRELVRMREVSPVCGSMDSLPCKKNSVDLIWSEGAIYTMGFSAGLTAWRPLLKEGGHLVVSEICWHRSDPPEGLRRFWEEDCPGIGSDDDRIRDAEAAGYSVIATPRLSRKAWEEYYTPVMEQIEVWRKRFDAPEILDFLSEMEKEIRIFEEYGSYYGYTFFILKKE, encoded by the coding sequence ATGGATTTTATCTTTACCTTTTTTGAAGAGCTCACGATGCTTGGGCCGGGAGATGACCAGGTAACCAGAGAGATCTTCGGCTCCCTTGACACCCCTGAATCTCCGGTGATCCTTGATGTCGGATCAGGGAAAGGGCGCCAGACACGAGTACTTGCAGCAGCAAAACCGGATAGCAGGATCATCGCAGCCGATATTCATCTGCCGTATTTGAGAGAATTGGTGAGGATGCGGGAGGTATCTCCTGTCTGCGGATCGATGGATAGTCTTCCCTGCAAAAAAAACTCGGTGGATCTGATCTGGTCTGAGGGGGCGATCTATACCATGGGTTTCTCCGCAGGCCTGACCGCCTGGAGACCTCTTCTGAAAGAGGGGGGACATCTCGTCGTATCTGAGATCTGCTGGCATCGATCTGATCCACCCGAAGGACTGCGAAGATTTTGGGAGGAAGACTGCCCGGGCATCGGTTCGGATGATGATCGGATACGGGATGCAGAAGCTGCGGGCTATTCTGTAATAGCCACACCACGGCTTTCGAGGAAGGCATGGGAAGAGTATTACACTCCCGTGATGGAACAGATTGAAGTCTGGAGAAAGAGGTTTGATGCACCTGAGATTCTGGACTTCCTCTCGGAGATGGAGAAGGAGATCAGGATATTTGAGGAATATGGTTCGTATTACGGTTATACGTTCTTTATCCTGAAAAAAGAGTAG
- a CDS encoding glutaredoxin family protein gives MEYTVVDGEDRGDLILYALSTCRWCNMTKELLQSLNLKFRYIYADLLPPEELEAVISEVERFNPAGSFPTLVINGKEAIVGYREDEIRRLFAR, from the coding sequence ATGGAATATACAGTCGTTGATGGCGAGGACCGTGGAGATCTGATTCTCTACGCACTCTCCACCTGCCGGTGGTGTAATATGACAAAAGAGCTTTTGCAGAGCCTGAACCTGAAATTCCGCTACATCTATGCGGATCTCCTCCCTCCAGAAGAGCTTGAGGCGGTCATCAGCGAGGTCGAACGGTTCAACCCGGCGGGATCGTTCCCAACCCTTGTGATCAATGGGAAAGAGGCTATCGTCGGCTACCGGGAGGATGAGATCAGGAGGCTGTTTGCCCGATGA
- a CDS encoding ABC transporter permease, which produces MHAIIYRWPRYLISLFLIITLNFALPRMMPGDPIANLIGESAYVSEATILEITETLGLNRPLHEQFILYLQSLARFDLGYSYLLHAEVSSIIIERMIWTLSFVGIATLIGVVLGVLLGAVAGMSRSKKSSQLWTYGSIAVSSTPPYFLGLIALSVFSFHLGLFPLKGAPATGGILTWLHHLALPIAVLALFIAARNCLIMRGSVIQELHEHYPLYAKAKGLTEGMVLRRHILKNASLPVITQIALDIGFIFSGALFIEIVFSMPGMGMLIYDAVLSRDYPILEGCLLVIAIMVILANIAADILYGIIDPRIRRGE; this is translated from the coding sequence ATGCATGCAATCATCTATCGGTGGCCGCGATACCTCATCTCCCTCTTCCTCATCATCACGTTGAATTTTGCCCTTCCAAGGATGATGCCGGGGGATCCGATAGCCAATCTGATCGGGGAGAGTGCGTACGTCTCTGAAGCAACAATTCTGGAGATTACAGAGACATTAGGACTCAACCGGCCACTTCACGAACAGTTCATACTCTATCTTCAGAGCCTTGCACGGTTCGATCTCGGGTACTCCTACCTGCTGCATGCCGAGGTCTCGTCGATCATCATCGAACGGATGATCTGGACACTGAGCTTTGTTGGTATTGCCACGCTGATAGGTGTGGTCCTTGGTGTTCTGCTCGGTGCGGTCGCAGGAATGAGCCGGTCGAAGAAGAGCTCGCAGCTCTGGACCTATGGATCCATAGCGGTATCAAGCACACCCCCGTACTTCCTCGGACTTATCGCCCTCTCTGTCTTCTCCTTCCATCTCGGCCTCTTCCCCCTGAAGGGAGCTCCGGCAACGGGCGGTATCCTCACATGGCTTCACCACCTTGCTCTTCCGATCGCTGTCCTCGCACTCTTTATCGCCGCTCGAAACTGCCTGATTATGCGGGGGAGTGTCATCCAGGAGCTGCATGAACACTATCCCCTCTATGCCAAGGCAAAAGGCCTGACCGAGGGAATGGTGCTGAGACGGCATATCCTGAAGAACGCATCTCTCCCGGTGATCACACAGATCGCACTCGATATCGGGTTCATCTTCTCGGGTGCCCTTTTTATTGAGATCGTCTTCTCGATGCCGGGAATGGGGATGCTCATCTATGATGCCGTCCTCTCCCGCGACTATCCGATCCTTGAGGGATGTCTCCTTGTGATCGCAATTATGGTTATCCTCGCAAATATTGCGGCGGATATCCTCTACGGTATCATCGATCCACGGATCAGGAGGGGGGAATGA